GGTCATAATTATGGATATTCCTTAAGTTCTGATTTTGGTTATTATATAATCGAAGATGTAAATTTTATTATAGGTGCGAATTATTCTCAAAATAAGTTTGACGATATAGGGAATGATTCATATTTGCTTACTATTAATCCCGGAATAGCCATAGAAAAAGCCAAAAATTTTATTTTAGTACTAAATACTCCACTCAGCCTTTTAGGCAAAAATGAATACAAAACAAGTGGTTTCGGTTTAGCTTTAACTATCATGTTAGATTAGAAACACTAAAGAATTACAAAACAAATGCAGAAAATTTTATTAGTTGATAAAAGTAACAAACCAATTGGCGTAGAGGAAAAAATGAGAGTTCATAAAATTGGTCTTTTACATCGGGCATTTTCAATTTTAATATTCAATAATCAAGGTGAAACACTAATTCAAAAAAGAGCTGCCAATAAATATCACTCTCGAGGTCTGTGGTCGAATACTTGTTGTAGTCATCAGTCTGCAGGTTCGTCTTTGCTGGAGCAAATTCATATTAGATTAGAAGAAGAAATGGGATTTGATTGTGAATTGAAATGGTGCTATGATTTTTCATATAATCATACACTTTCGAATAATCTTATTGAAAATGAATATGATATGATTTATGTTGGAAAATATAATGCAAATCCAGTAATTAGTGGTTCTAAGAAAACAGGCAATTTTTATAAAACAATTTATTTTTGATGATATTTCTATTTTCTTTCATGCAGTAAATGCTTTTGTATTAAACAAATGAAAAAAATAGAAATATCCCAAAAAGAGATGTTTTTAATTTTGAACTGTTTTCTTAGAGGCACTAATTAATAGAGAAGAAGTTTCTGATTACAAATGGATTTCTATTGAAGACTTAAAAACAGCCATCTCTGAAAATCCTAAAAAATATTCATATTGGTTTCAAATAATAATTAATAATAGGAATTTTTGTAATCTGAACAAATAAAACCTTTTTTCATATCTACTTTACGACTTTAGATTCCGCCCTTTTGGTGCTATTTGGATTTATCGAAACACTATAGGTGTTTAATCAATAACCAAGTC
This genomic stretch from Bacteroidota bacterium harbors:
- a CDS encoding NUDIX domain-containing protein; translation: MQKILLVDKSNKPIGVEEKMRVHKIGLLHRAFSILIFNNQGETLIQKRAANKYHSRGLWSNTCCSHQSAGSSLLEQIHIRLEEEMGFDCELKWCYDFSYNHTLSNNLIENEYDMIYVGKYNANPVISGSKKTGNFYKTIYF